One stretch of Narcine bancroftii isolate sNarBan1 chromosome 8, sNarBan1.hap1, whole genome shotgun sequence DNA includes these proteins:
- the LOC138742062 gene encoding uncharacterized protein, with the protein MSRHKKRRPVPSNTPGAGRQSEALSSHTERSTVPSHSPEAGTQNKALTRHTEQSLTLYRQTERSPVRHKERNPVPSQGAKRRPVTRREAPSRHEERFPVPSQREKTSSRHTERSPVPSHRAQPRPVTRSAAPFHHVEQSPVPSHRGKPRPVTRSEAPSRHTERSPVPSHGAKPRPITRSEAPSRHTERSPVPSHGTKPLPSHGAMPRPVPSHTPGAGTQSKAPTLHTLLGRGDRVKPHTVIQSEALPVTHSHGRDKERSPVPAKPRPLPSHGAKPRPFTRTGAPSRHTPGAGTESEAPSRHTMLGRRQVASPRPVTQRVAPSRQTLQGRGDRVKPCPVQQSEAPSRHTLPRQGHRIEPSPVTQSKVSPCPVTRSEAPSRHKERSPVPSQGEKPRLVTRRDAPSRHKERSHRPVTWSAAPSRHTERSPVPGKRRPVTRSEAPSRHTERTPSRDTDRRTVLSHGAKPRPVTRSEAPSRHTEQSPIPSHKPGVGTQCKAPTLHTLPGPGHKAKPRSVKRSEAPSRHTERSMVHSRHTERSPDPLHGLEPRPVTLPGQGQTVNRHPVTQCWG; encoded by the exons ATGTCCCGTCACAAAAAACGTCGCCCCGTCCCGTCAAACACTCCAggggcggggagacagagtgaagccctgtccagtcacacagagcgaagcaccgtcccgtcacactcacCCGAGGCAGGGACACAGAATAAAGCCCtgacccgtcacacagagcaaagtctCACCCTGTACCGTCagacggagcgaagccccgtccgtcacaaggagcgaaaccccgtcccgtcacaaggagcgaagcgccgtcccgtcacgaggagagaagccccgtcccgtcacgaggagagattccccgtcccgtcacaacgGGAGAAGAcatcgtcccgtcacacggagcgcagccccgtcccgtcacacagagcgcagccccgtcccgtcacacggagcgcagCCCCGTTCCATCACgtggagcaaagccccgtcccgtcacacagaggaaAGCCCCGTCCAGTCACACGgagtgaagccccgtcccgtcacacggagcgaagcccagtcccgtcacacggagcgaagccccgtcccatcacacggagcgaagccccgtcccgtcacacggagcgaagccccgtcccgtcacacggaacgAAGCCCcttccgtcacacggagcgatgccccgtcccgtcccatcacacacacctggggcaggaactcagagcaaagccccaacccttcacacacttctggggcggggagacagagtgaagccccataCCGTCATACAGAGCGAAgcccttcccgtcacacactcccatggcagggacaaggagcgaagccccgtccc agcaaagcctcgtccactcccgtcacacggagcgaagccccgacccTTTACACGGACtggagccccgtcccgtcacactcccggggcagggacagagagtgaagcgcCATCCCGTCACACAATGCTGGGGCGGAGACAAGTAGCGTcgccacgtcccgtcacacaaagggtcgccccgtcccgtcaaacactccagggacggggagacagagtgaagccctGTCCAGTCCAACAGAgcgaagcaccgtcccgtcacactctaCCGAGGCAGGGACACAGAATAGAGCCCTCACCCGTCACGCAGAGCAAAGTCTCaccctgtcccgtcacacggagcgaagccccgtcccgtcacaaggagcgaagccccgtcccgtcacaaggagagaagccccgtctCGTCACGAGGAGAgatgccccgtcccgtcacaaggagagaagccatCGTCCCGTCACATGGAgcgcagccccgtcccgtcacacggagcgcagccccgtccc aggaaagcgccgtcccgtcacacggagcgaagccccatcccgtcacacggagcgaacacCATCCCGTGACACGGACCGAAGAACCGTcctgtcacacggagcgaagccccgtcccgtcacacggagcgaagccccgtcccgtcacacagagcaaagccccatcccgtcacacaaacCTGGGGTGGGGACACAGTGCAAAGctccaacccttcacacactcccggggccggGACACAAAGCAAAGCCCCGATCCGTCaagcggagcgaagccccgtcccgtcacac
- the LOC138742063 gene encoding proteoglycan 4-like, with the protein MERSPVPSRGAKPCPVTRSEARSHHEQRSPVPSRGAKPRLVTQREAPAKPRPLPSHGAKPRPFIRTGAPSCHTPGAGTESEAPSRHTMLGRRHVASPRPVTQRVAPSRQTLQGRGDRVKSCPVTQSEAPSRHTLPRQGHRTEPSPVTQNKVSPCPVTRSEAPSRHKERRPVPSQGEKPRPVTRRDAPSRHKERSHRPVTWSAAPSRHTESSPVPSHGAQHRPVTRCKAPSRHTEESAVPSNGAKPHPVTRSEPHPVTRTEAPSCHTERSPIPDTEQSPDPSRGAKPRTVTRSEASSTPVTRAKPRPFTWTGASSRHTPGAGTESEAPSRYTMLGLRHVASPRPVTQSVAPTRQTLQGRGDRVKPCPVTQSEAPSRHTHPRQGHRIKKALTRHTEQSLTLSRHTERSPVRHKERSPILSQGAKPRPSQRAKPRPVTRSEAPSCHKERSPSAAPFRHTERSPVVSHGAKPRPVTQRKAPSRHTERSPVPSHGAKPRHVTWSEAPSRHTERSPVPSHGAKHRPVTRNKAPSVTRSDAPSRPITHTWGRDSENEAPSRHEERSPVPSRGAKPRPVSRSEATSSHEERSPVRSRAAKPRPVKRSEAPSRHEERSPVPSQQSSNPSHTPGAGTQSNPRSRHKERGPVPLRRANPRPLPSHGAKPLYVTRSEAPSRHTPGAGKRVKHHPVAQCWGGGTANPRPVIRIEATSRHTERSTVPSRAAKPRPVTWSKVLSRHLERSLVPSHREKPLPVTQSEDPSRHTEQTPSCHTEQIPFPSHRAKPRAVTQSKAPSRHAEQSRPVRQSKGPSRHTYLGCRHRAKPQPFTHSRGRDTEQSPDPSRGVKPRPVTRSEAPSRHVERSPVPVKTHPVTQNKAPNLHTLPGQGHRVNPLSVTQSKASSTPVTRSEAPTLYTDWSPVPSHSRGRDRE; encoded by the exons atggagcgaagccccgtcccgtcacgaggagcgaagccctgtcccgtcacgaggagcgaagcccggTCCCATCACGAgcagcgaagccccgtcccgtcacgaggagcgaagccccgtctcgtcacacagagagaagcccc agcaaagcctcgtccactcccgtcccacggagcgaagccccgacccTTTATACGGACTGGAGCCCCGTCCTgtcacactcccggggcagggacagagagtgaagcgcCATCCCGTCACACAATGCTGGGGCGGAGACACGTAGCGTcgccacgtcccgtcacacaaagGGTCGCCCCGTCCCGTCAAACGCTCCAGGgacggggagacagagtgaagtcctgtccagtcacacagagcgaagcaccatcccgtcacactctcccgaGGCAGGGACACAGAACAGAGCCCTCACCCGTCACACAGAACAAAGTCTCaccctgtcccgtcacacggagcgaagccccgtcccgtcacaaggagcgaaggcccgtcccgtcacaaggagagaagccccgtcctgTCACGAGGAGAgatgccccgtcccgtcacaaggagagaagccatCGTCCAGTCACATGGAgcgcagccccgtcccgtcacacggagagcagccccgtcccgtcacacggagcacagcaccgtcccgtcacacggtgcaaagccccttcccgtcacacagaggAAAGCGCCGTCCCGTCAAACGGAgcgaagccccatcccgtcacacggagcgaaccCCATCCCGTGACACGGACCgaagcaccgtcctgtcacacggagcgaagtcccatccc ggacacagagcaaagccccgatccgtcacgcggagcgaagccccgtaccgtcacacggagcgaagcctcGTCCACTCCTGTCACACGAGCGAAGCCCCGACCCTTTACATGGACTGGAGCCtcgtcccgtcacactcccggggcagggacagagagtgaagcgcCATCCCGTTACACAATGCTGGGGCTGAGACACGTAGCGTcgccacgtcccgtcacacaaagCGTCGCCCCGACCCGTCAAACACTCCAggggcggggagacagagtgaagccctgtccagtcacacagagcgaagcaccgtcccgtcacactcacCCGAGGCAGGGACACAGAATAAAGAAAGCCCtgacccgtcacacagagcaaagtctcaccctgtcccgtcacacggagcgaagccccgtccgtcacaaggagcgaagccccatcctgtcacaaggagcgaagccccgtccgtCACaacgagcgaagccccgtcccgtcacaaggagcgaagccccgtcctgtcacaaggagcgaagcccc agcGCAGCCCCGTTCCGTCACACGGAGCGCAGCCCCGTCGTGTCACatggagcaaagccccgtcccgtcacacagaggaaagccccgtcccgtcacacggagcgaagccccgtcccgtcacacggagcgaagccccgtcacgTCAcatggagcgaagccccgtcccgtcacacggagcgaagccccgtcccgtcacacggagcgaagcaccgtcccgtcacacggaacaAAGCCCcttccgtcacacggagcgatgccccgtcccgtcccatcacacacacctggggcagggactcaga gaacgaagccccgtcccgtcacgaggagcgaagccccgtcccttcacgaggagcgaagccccgtcccgtctcGAGGAGCGAAGCCACGTCcagtcacgaggagcgaagccccgtacgGTCACGAgcagcgaagccccgtcccgtcaagaggagcgaagccccgtcccgtcacgaggagcgaagccccgtcccgtcac agcaaagctccaacccgtcacacactcccggggccggGACACAGAGTAATCCCcggtcccgtcacaaagagcgaggccctgtcccgttacgcagagcaaatcctcgtcctctcccgtcacacggagcgaagcccctatacgtcacacggagcgaagccccgtcccgtcacactcccggggcagggaAGAGAGTGAAGCACCATCCCGTCGCACAATGCTGGGGCGGTGGCAC AGCGAATCCCCGTCCCGTCATACGGATCGAAGCCacatcccgtcacacggagcgaagcaccgtcccgtcacgcgCTGCGAAGCCCCGACCCGTCACGTGGAGCAAAGTCCTGTCCCGTCACCTAGAGCGAAGCCTcgtcccttcacacagagagaagccccttcccgtcacacagagtgaagacccatcccgtcacacagagcaaaccccgtcctgtcacacagagcaaatccccttcccgtcacacagagcaaagccccgtgcCGTCacgcagagcaaagccccgtcccgtcacgcagaGCAAAGCCGTCCCGTCAGACAGAGCAAaggcccgtcccgtcacacatacctggggtgtagacacagagcaaagccccaacccttcacacattcccggggcagggacacagagcaaagccccgatcCATCACGCGgagtgaagccccgtcccgtcacacggagcgaagccccgtcccgtcacgtggagcgaagccccgtccc agtgaagacccatcccgtcacacagaacAAAGCTCCaaaccttcacacactcccggggcagggacacagagtaaatcccctttccgtcacacagagcaaagcctcgtccactcccgtcacacggagcgaagccccgacccTTTACACGGACtggagccccgtcccgtcacactcccggggcagggacagagagtga
- the LOC138742065 gene encoding uncharacterized protein, with translation MEQSPVPSRTQSKVLIRHAERSPVPSHGAKPRPLPSHGAKPRPFTRTGFPSRHTRGAGTESEAPSRHTMLGRRHVASPRPVTQTVAPSRTQNEALTHHTEQSLTLSRHTERSPVPSQGAKPRPVTRSEAPSRHEERSPVPSRGEMPHPVTRREAIVQSQGVQPRPVTRNAAQSRHTERSPVPPHGAKPHPVTRSEAHPVTRTEPPSRHTERSPVPSHGAKPRPITRSETPFRHAERRANPRPLPSHGAKPLSVTRSEAPSHHTDRIPFPSHKVKTHPVIQSKPRPVTQSKSPYRHTEQSPVPSRRAKPRPITHTWGVDTEQSPNPSHIPGAGKQSKAPIRHAERSHVPSHGAKHRPLPSRGAKPCPVTQSEAQSRHTLPRQGHRMKP, from the exons ATGGAGCAAAGTCCTGTCCCGTCAc ggacacagagcaaagtcCTGATCCGTCacgcggagcgaagccccgtcccgtcacacggagcgaagcctcgtccactcccgtcacacggagcgaagccccgacccTTTACACGGACTGGAttcccgtcccgtcacactcgcggggcagggacagagagtgaagcgcCATCCCGTCACACAATGCTGGGGCGGAGACACGTAGCGTcgccacgtcccgtcacacaaaccgtcgccccgtccc GGACACAGAATGAAGCCCTGACCCATCACACAGAGCAAAGTCTCaccctgtcccgtcacacggagcgaagccccgtcccgtcacaaggagcgaagccccgtcccgtcacaaggagcgaagccccgtcccgtcacgaggagagaagccctgtcccgtcacgaggagagatGCCCCATCCCGTCACTAGGAGAGAAGCCATCGTCCAGTCACAAGGAGtgcagccccgtcccgtcacacggaacgCAGCCCAGTCCCGTCACACGGAACGCAGCCCCGTCCCGCCACACGGAGctaagccccatcccgtcacacggagcgaagcccatCCCGTCACACGGACCGAaccaccgtcccgtcacacggagcgaagccccgtcccgtcacacggagccaagccccgtcccatcacacggaGCGAAACCCCGTTCCGTCACGCGGAGCGAag AGCAAATCCTCGTCctctcccgtcacacggagcgaagcccctatCCGTCACACGGAGtgaagccccgtcccatcacacagatAGAATCCCCTTCCCATCACACAAagtgaagacccatcccgtcaTACAGAGCAaaccccgtcctgtcacacagaGCAAATCACCTtaccgtcacacagagcaaagcccggTCCCGTCACGCAGAGCAAAGCCGCGTCCCATCACACATACCTGGGGTgtagacacagagcaaagccccaacccttcacacattcccggggcagggaaacagagcaaagccccgatccgtcacgcggagcgaagccacgtcccgtcacacggagcgaagcatCGTCCACTCCCGTCACGCGGAGCGAAGCCCTGtccagtcacacagagcgaagcacagtcccgtcacactctcccgaggcagggacacagaatgaagccctga
- the LOC138742066 gene encoding serine/arginine repetitive matrix protein 2-like codes for MERSPVPSHGAKPRPITRSETPFRHAERRPVPSHGTKPLPSHREKPRPERSRVPSRGAKPHPVTRSEAPSRYEERSRSKAPSRHEERSPVPSRGATLRPVTRSGAPSRHEDRSPFPSRGAKPRPVTWSEAPSRHTESSPVPSHRSKPHPVTQTWGGDTEQSSNASHTPGAGTQSNPGPVTNNKDLSRYAEQILVLSRHTERSPYPSHGVKSRTQSKVLIRHAERSPVPSHGVKPRPLPSHGAKTRPFTRTGFPSRHTRGAGTESEAPSRHTMLGRRHVASPRPVTQTVAPSRTQNEALTRHAEQSLTLSRHTERSPVPSQGAKPRPVTRSEAPSRHKERSPVPSRGEMPRPVTRREAIVPSQGAQPLPVTRSAAQSRHTERSPVPSHGAKPRPITWRKAPSRHTELSPIPSHRAKPSPVTQSKAPSRHTNLGWGLRAKLQPFTHSRGRDTE; via the exons atggagcgaagccccgtcccgtcacacggagccaAGCCCCGTCCAATCACACGGAGCGAAACCCCGTTCCGTCACGCGGAGCGAaggcccgtcccgtcacacggaacgAAGCCCCTTCcgtcacacagagagaagccccgtccc gagcgaagccgcgtcccgtcaagaggagcgaagccccatcccgtcacgaggagcgaagccccatcCCGTTACGAGGAGCGAAGccggagcaaagccccgtcccgtcacgaggagcgaagccccgtcccgtcaagaGGAGCGACgctccgtcccgtcacacggagcggagccccgtcccgtcacgaggaccgaagccccttcccgtcacgaggagcgaagccccgtcccgtcacgtggAGCGAAGCCCCATCTCGTCACACAGAGAgtagccccgtcccgtcacacagatcaaagccccatcccgtcacacaaacctggggtggggacacagagcaaagctccaacgcttcacacactcccggggccggGACACAAAGTAATCCCGGTCCCGTCACAAACAACAAGGACCTGTCCCGTTACGCAGAGCAAATCCTCGTCctctcccgtcacacggagcgaagcccctatCCGTCACACGGAGTGAAGtccc ggacacagagcaaagtcCTGATCCGTCacgcggagcgaagccccgtcccgtcacacggagtgaagcctcgtccactcccgtcacacggagcgaagacCCGACCCTTTACACGGACTGGAttcccgtcccgtcacactcgcggggcagggacagagagtgaagcgcCATCCCGTCACACAATGCTGGGGCGGAGACACGTAGCGTcgccacgtcccgtcacacaaacCGTCGCCCCGTCCA GGACACAGAATGAAGCCCTGACCCGTCACGCAGAGCAAAGTCTCaccctgtcccgtcacacggagcgaagccccgtcccgtcacaaggagcgaagccccgtcccgtcacaaggagcgaagccccgtcccgtcacaaggagagaagccctgtcccgtcacgaggagagatGCCCCGTCCCGTCACTAGGAGAGAAGCcatcgtcccgtcacaaggagcgcagccccttcccgtcacacggagcgcagcccagtcccgtcacacggaacgcagccccgtcccgtcacatggagcaaagccccgtcccatcacatgGAGGAAAGCCCCGTCCCGCCACACGGAGctaagccccatcccgtcacacagagcaaagcccagtcccgtcacacagagcaaagccccatcccgtcacacaaacctggggtggggactcagagcaaagctccaacccttcacacactcacggggccGGGACACAGAGTAA
- the LOC138742067 gene encoding proteoglycan 4-like has product MERSPVPSHGAKPRPITRSETPFRHAERRPVPSHGTKPLPSRREKPRPVPSHTPGAGTQKERSPIPSRGAKPHPVTRSEAGAKPRPVTRSEAPSRHEERRSVPSHGAEPHPVTRTEAPSRHEERSPVPSRGAKPHPITWSEAPSRHTESSPIPSHRAKPHPVTQTWGGDTEQSSNPSHTPGAGTQSNPGPVTNNKDLSRYAEQILVLSRHTERSPYPSHGSVALSRYAEQILVLSRHTERSPYPSHGAKPRPVTRSEAPSRHTPGAGTESEAPSRRTMLGRRVKPRPVIRIEATSRHTERSPVPSHTAKTRPVTWSKVLSRHIERSPVPSHREKPLPVTQRTQSKVLIRHAERSPVPSHGAKPRPLPSHGAKPRPFTRTGFPSRQTRGAGTESEAPSRHTMLGRRHVASPRPVTQTVAPSRTQNEALTRHTKQSLTLSRHTERSPVPSQGAKPRPVTRREALSRHEERCPVPSLGEKPPSHHMEESPVPPHGAKPHPVTRSEAPSRHTHLGQGLRAKPQPFTHSWGVETE; this is encoded by the exons atggagcgaagccccgtcccgtcacacggagccaagccccgtcccatcacacggaGCGAAACCCCGTTCCGTCACGCGGAGCGAaggcccgtcccgtcacacggaacgAAGCCCCTTCCGTCACgcagagagaagccccgtcccgtcccgtcacacacacctggggcagggactcaga aggagcgaagccccatcccgtcacgaggagcgaagccccatcCCGTTACGAGGAGCGAAGcaggagcaaagccccgtcccgtcacgaggagcgaagccccgtcccgtcacgaggagcgacgctccgtcccgtcacacggagcggaGCCCCATCCCGTCACGAGGACCGAAGCCCcttcccgtcacgaggagcgaagccccgtcccgtcacgaggtgCGAAGCCCCATCCCATCacgtggagcgaagccccgtctcgtcacacagagagtagccccatcccgtcacacagagcaaagccccatcccgtcacacaaacctggggtggggacacagagcaaagctccaacccttcacacactcccggggccggGACACAAAGTAATCCCGGTCCCGTCACAAACAACAAGGACCTGTCCCGTTACGCAGAGCAAATCCTCGTCctctcccgtcacacggagcgaagcccctatCCGTCACACGGA AGCGTGGCCCTGTCCCGTTACGCAGAGCAAATCCTCGTCctctcccgtcacacggagcgaagcccctatccgtcacacggagcgaagccccgtcccgtcacacggagcgaagccccgtcccgtcacactcccggggcaggAACAGAGAGTGAAGCACCATCCCGTCGCACAATGCTGGGGCGAAG AGTGAAGCCCCGTCCTGTCATACGGATCGaagccacgtcccgtcacacggagcgaagccccgtcccgtcacacactgcgAAGACCCGACCCGTCACATGGAGCAAAGTCCTGTCCCGTCAcatagagcgaagccccgtcccttcacacagagagaagccacttcccgtcacacaga ggacacagagcaaagtcCTGATCCGTCacgcggagcgaagccccgtcccgtcacacggagcgaagcctcgtccactcccgtcacacggagcgaagccccgacccTTTACACGGACTGGATTCCCGTCCCGTCAAACTCGCGGggcagggacagagagtgaagcgcCATCCCGTCACACAATGCTGGGGCGGAGACACGTAGCGTcgccacgtcccgtcacacaaaccgtcgccccgtccc GGACACAGAATGAAGCCCTGACCCGTCACACAAAGCAAAGTCTCaccctgtcccgtcacacggagcgaagccccgtcccgtcacaaggagcgaagccccgtcccgtcacaaggagagaagccctgtcccgtcacgaggagagatGCCCCGTCCCGTCTCTAGGAGAGAAGCCACCGTCACATCACATGGAGGAAAGCCCCGTCCCGCCACACGGAGctaagccccatcccgtcacccggagcgaagccccgtcccgtcacacacacctggggcagggactcagagcaaagccccaacccttcacacactcctggggcgtggagacagagtga
- the LOC138742068 gene encoding proteoglycan 4-like — translation MERSPVPSHGAKPRPITRSETPFRHAERRSEAASRQEERSPIPSRGAKPHPVTRSEAGAKPCPVTRSEAPSRHEERRSVPSHGAEPRPVTRTEAPSRHEERSPVPSRGAKPHPITWSEAPSRHIESSPVPSHRAKPHPVTQTWGGDTEQSSNASHTPGAGTQSNPGPVTNNKDLSRYAEQILVLSRHTERSPYPSHGSEDPSRHTEQTPSCHTEQIHFPSHRAKPRPVTQIKAPSRHTEQSPVPSHREKPLPVTQRTQSKVLIRHAERSPVPSHGVKPRPLPSHGAKPRPFTRTGFPSRHTRGAGTESEAPSRRTMLGRRHSKAPSRHADQSPVPSHRAKPVPSHRAKPRPVTNTWGVDTEQSPNPSHIPGAGTQSKVLIRHAERSPVPSHGAKPRPLPSHGAKPRPFTRTGFPSRQTRGAGTESEAPSRHTMLGRRHVASPRPVTQTVAPSRTQNEALTRHTKQSLTLSRHTERSPVPSQGAKPRPVTRREALSRHEERCPVPSLGEKPPSHHMEESPVPPHGAKPHPVTRSEAPSRHTHLGQGLRAKPQPFTHSWGVETE, via the exons atggagcgaagccccgtcccgtcacacggagccaagccccgtcccatcacacggaGCGAAACCCCGTTCCGTCACGCGGAGCGAag gagcgaagccgcgtcccgtcaagaggagcgaagccccatcccgtcacgaggagcgaagccccatcCCGTTACGAGGAGCGAAGCCGGAGCAAAGCCctgtcccgtcacgaggagcgaagccccgtcccgtcacgaggagcgacgctccgtcccgtcacacggagcggagccccgtcccgtcacgaggaccgaagccccttcccgtcacgaggagcgaagccccgtcccgtcacgaggtgCGAAGCCCCATCCCATCACGTGGAGCGAAGCCCCATCTCGTCACATAGAGAgtagccccgtcccgtcacacagagcaaagccccatcccgtcacacaaacctggggtggggacacagagcaaagctccaacgcttcacacactcccggggccggGACACAAAGTAATCCCGGTCCCGTCACAAACAACAAGGACCTGTCCCGTTACGCAGAGCAAATCCTCGTCctctcccgtcacacggagcgaagcccctatCCGTCACACGGA agtgaagacccatcccgtcacacagagcaaaccccgtcctgtcacacagagcaaatccacttcccgtcacacagagcaaagccccgtcccgtcacgcagaTCAAAgctccgtcccgtcacacagagcaaagccccgtcccttcacacagagagaagccacttcccgtcacacaga ggacacagagcaaagtcCTGATCCGTCacgcggagcgaagccccgtcccgtcacacggagtgaagcctcgtccactcccgtcacacggagcgaagccccgacccTTTACACGGACTGGAttcccgtcccgtcacactcgcggggcagggacagagagtgaagcgcCATCCCGTCGCACAATGCTGGGGCGAAGGCAC agcaaagccccgtcccgtcacgcagatcaaagccccgtcccgtcacacagagcaaagcccgtcCCGTCACatagagcaaagccccgtcccgtcacaaatacctggggtgtagacacagagcaaagccccaacccttcacacattcccggggcagggacacagagcaaagtcCTGATCCGTCacgcggagcgaagccccgtcccgtcacacggagcgaagcctcgtccactcccgtcacacggagcgaagccccgacccTTTACACGGACTGGATTCCCGTCCCGTCAAACTCGCGGggcagggacagagagtgaagcgcCATCCCGTCACACAATGCTGGGGCGGAGACACGTAGCGTcgccacgtcccgtcacacaaaccgtcgccccgtccc GGACACAGAATGAAGCCCTGACCCGTCACACAAAGCAAAGTCTCaccctgtcccgtcacacggagcgaagccccgtcccgtcacaaggagcgaagccccgtcccgtcacaaggagagaagccctgtcccgtcacgaggagagatGCCCCGTCCCGTCTCTAGGAGAGAAGCCACCGTCACATCACATGGAGGAAAGCCCCGTCCCGCCACACGGAGctaagccccatcccgtcacccggagcgaagccccgtcccgtcacacacacctggggcagggactcagagcaaagccccaacccttcacacactcctggggcgtggagacagagtga